From Micromonospora echinospora:
ATGGTGACGCCGTCGTTGGTGATCGTGGGCACACCGAACTTCTTGTCCAGGACGACGTTGCGCCCGCGCGGGCCGAGGGTGACCTTGACCGTGTCCGCGAGGGCGTTGACACCGTGCTCCAGCAGGTGCCGGGCATCGTCCGAGAAGCTGAGGATCTTCGCCATCAGTATCCCTTCGAAGCGACGTTGCCCCGGCCCGGCGAGCCGGACCGGGGCAACGACACTGATCGGTTGCTTACTTCTCGATGACCGCGAGGACGTCGCGGGCGGAGAGCACCAGGTACTCCTCGCCGGCGTACTTGACCTCGGTGCCGCCGTACTTCGAGTAGAGGACGGTGTCGCCGACCTTCACGTCGATCGGCACGCGGTTGCCCTTGTCGTCGATCCGGCCCGGGCCGACAGCGAGGACGGTGCCCTCCTGCGGCTTCTCCTTGGCGGTGTCGGGGATCACGATGCCCGAGGCGGTGGTGGTCTCGGCCTCGTTCGCCTGGACCACGATGCGGTCCTCGAGCGGCTTGATCGCAACCTTGGTCGCGGTAGTCACGGGCATACCCTCCCGGGTACTTGGTGTCGTTGCCGGCCGGCGTGCCGACCAGCGTCAATCTGCCACATGCCACCGGGCGGGGCCGTCGTCGCGGGTGCCGGTCCGCCTGGCGCTCAACTCCCGGGCACCAGGCCCGGGCGTTGGCACCCTCAGGGTGAGAGTGCTAATCGCAGGTTATTCCTCGGCTAGCACTCCGTCAAGGAGAGTGCCAACGCGTCGCCCTCCGTGTCGCGCCGAAACCGGGCCGGGACAATGGGCGCGTGGATCTCGACCAGCTCGCCGCGCTGCGTACCCCCGAGGGGTCGGCCGCGCTCGCCGCGGCCGCTCGGGTGGCCGGCGGCGACCCGCTGGCGGCGGCCGCCGCGCTGCGCTCGGCCGGGATTCCGGGCGACCTCGCCGCCGCCGCGCTGACCCAGGCGGAGCTGCGCCGCCGCGCGGTCGGCAAGTTCGGCGCGGCCGCCGCCGGGATGTTCCTCACCCGGCCCGGGCTGGAGCAGGCCACCCGCGGGGTGGTCGCCGACCGGCGGGCCGCGCGGCTGCGCGCCGCGGGCGTGACCACCCTGGCCGACCTGGGCTGCGGCCTGGGCGCCGACGCGCTCGCTTCGGCCCGCGCCGGGATCCGGGTGTACGCGGTGGAGGCCGACCCGCTGACCGCCGCGATGGCCGCCGCGAACGCCGGGGCCGCCGGGCTGGCGGAACTGGTGACCGTCGAGTGCGGCGACGCCACGGCGTTCGACGTGAGCCGGGTCGACGGCGCGTTCTGCGATCCGGCGCGGCGGCGGGCCGGCACCGGGCGGCGCGTCTTCGACCCGAGGGCCTACTCACCGCCGTGGGACTTCGTCACCGGCCTGGCCGCGCGGGTGCCGCGCACCGTGGTGAAGGTGGCGCCGGGCCTGGACCACGCGCTGATCCCGGCGGGCGCCGAGGCGGAGTGGGTGAGCGTGGACGGCGACCTGGTGGAGGCGGCGCTGTGGTGCGGCGAGCTGGCCGGCGTCCCCCGCCGCGCCACAGTGCTGCGCGAGAAGGAAGGGCCCCTTCTTAACGCCTCCGGTAGTAAAAGGGTCCCTTCCTATCACCTCACCGGCACTGGGGCGGCCGAGGCGCCGGTGGGGCCGGTCCGGCGGTTCCTGTACGACCCGGACCCGGCCGTGGTGCGCGCGCACCTGGTCGCCGAGCTGGCCACGGATCTCGACGCCACGCTCGCCGACCCGTCGATCGCCTACCTGTACGCCGACGAGGCCCGGCCCACCCCGTTCGCCCGCTGCCTGGAGATCACCGACGTGCTGCCGTTCTCGCTGAAGCGGCTGCGCGCCCTGCTGCGGGAGCGGCGGGTCGGCCGGGTCGAGATCCGCAAGCGCGGGTCGGCCCTGGAGCCGGAGAAGCTGCGCCGTGACCTGCGACTCTCCGGCAACGCGGCGGCGGACCTGGTGCTGACCCGGGTCGCGGGCGACCCCACGGTGCTCGTCTGCCGGCCGGTCCCGGCCGGCGGCTGACCCCGATGCGGTTTCGGCTCGCGACCGGCCGGCGACGGGGCTAACTTGATCCGGTGGCGGGCCCTGGCACTCCGGCGATCGCGTTGCTGAGCAAGCGGAAGATCGCCCACAGCACCCACACCTACGACGTCTCGCCGGACGCGCCGAACTACGGCGCGCTGGTCGCCGCGGCGCTCGGCGTGGCGCCGGAGCGCGTGTTCAAGTCGCTCGTCACCGAGGTCGACGGCGGGTTGACAGTGGCGGTGGTGCCGGTGACCGGCGAGCTGGACCTGAAGGCGCTCGCCGCCGCGGTGGGCGGCAAGCGAGCGGCGATGGCGGATCGCGCGGTGGCGGAGCGGGCGACCGGGTACGTACGGGGCGGGATCAGCCCGCTGGGCCAGCGCAAGCGGCTACCGACAGTCGTCGACTCCTCGGCGATGGCGCACCCGACCGTGTACGTCTCGGCGGGCCGCCGGGGCCTGCAGGTGCAGCTCACGCCGACGGATCTGGTGACGCTCACCGGGGCGGCCACGGCATCGATCGCCGCCGTCTGACGGACCTCGTGACGGTACGTGTGGGAGCGTTCCCGGAACGCGCCCGCCCGGCGGTGTCTCGCGGGTGACAACCGCGTTGCTGAATTGTTACCGCCGCCAACAAACTTCTGACCTCGGCAGTCTTGCGGCCCATGGGAGGTGAGGAATACGTTGCCGGACACAACAAAACATCACCACTCCCCCACCTCCGAAAGGACCCTGCACATGCGCAAGGGCTTCCTCACCTTCGCGGCCGTCGGTCTCCTCGCGACCGGCAGCATGGCCGCCTGTGGTGACAACGGCGGTTCTTCCGACGAGGCCGGCGGCTCCAACGCCAAGAAGCCGAAGATCGGCGTGATCCTGCCCGACAGCAAGTCCTCCGCCCGCTGGGAGGGCGCGGACCGCAAGTACCTCAAGGCGGCGTTCGACGCGGCGGGCGTCGAGTCCGACATCCAGAACGCGCAGAACGACAAGACCGCGTTCCAGACCATCGCCGACCAGATGATCACCAGTGGCGTCAACGTCCTGATGATCGTCAACCTGGACTCCGGCACCGGCAAGGCCGTGCTCGACAAGGCCAAGTCGCAGGGCGTGGCGACCATCGACTACGACCGGCTGACCCTGGGCGGCTCCGCCCAGTACTACGTCAGCTTCGACAACGAGGCGGTCGGCAAGCTCCAGGGCGAGGGCCTGAGCAAGTGCCTGACCGACAAGGGCGTCAAGAACCCGTCGATCTCGTACCTCAACGGCTCGCCGACGGACAACAACGCCACCCTGTTCAAGAACGGGTACGACTCGGTGCTCAAGCCGAAGTTCGACTCGAAGGAGTACACCAAGGTCGCCGACGACCCGGTACCGGCGTGGGACAACGCGCAGGCCGCCACGATCTTCGAGCAGCAGATGACCAAGGCCGGCGGCAAGATCGACGGCGTGCTCGCCGCCAACGACGGTCTCGGCAACGCGGCCATCTCGGTGCTGAAGAAGAACAAGCTCAACGGCAAGGTCCCGGTGACCGGTCAGGACGCCACCAAGGAGGGCCTGCAGAACATCCTCGCCGGTGACCAGTGCATGACCGTCTACAAGGCGGTCAAGAAGGAGGCGGACGCCGCCGCCGATCTGGCCATCGCGCTCGCCAAGGGTGAGCGGAAGGACACCGGCCAGACGGTCAAGGACCCGGAGGGCAACCGGGACGTGCCGGCCGTGCTGCTGGAGCCCAAGGCCATCTACAAGGACAACGTCAAGGACGTGGTGGCCGACGCCTACATCACCAAGGAAGAGCTCTGCACCGGTGCCTTCGCGAAGCTCTGCACCGACGCCGGCGTGAGCTGACCCACCCGCCTCAGGCGGCGCCGCCCGGCACGGGGAACCCGTGCCGGGCGGCGCCCGCGCCGGACGGGATCCGAGACCTCCCTCCGCCCAAAGGAGAACCCCGTGTCCGCAACCCCCCTGCTGGAGCTACGCGGGATCGACAAGAGCTTCGGTCCCGTCCAGGTGCTGCGTGACGTCGCCCTCACCGCGCACCCCGGCGAGGTGACCGCGCTTGTCGGCGACAACGGCGCCGGCAAGTCGACCCTGGTCAAGTGCATCAGCGGCATCCACCCCACCGACGCCGGTGAGTTCCTCTTCGACGGCCGGCCGGTGAGCATCAACAGCCCGCGCGACGCCGCCGCGCTCGGCATCGAGGTCGTCTACCAGGACCTCGCGCTCTGCGACAACCTCGACATCGTGCAGAACATGTTCCTCGGCCGGGAGAAGCGCAGCGGCATCGTGCTCGACGAGCCGACCATGGAGCAGATGGCCGCCGAGACGCTCGCCGGCCTGAGCGTGCGCACCGTGAAGTCGCTGCGCCAGCACGTGGCAAGCCTCTCCGGCGGCCAGCGGCAGACCGTCGCCATCGCCAAGGCCGTGCTCTGGAACAGCCGGCTGGTCATCCTGGACGAGCCGACCGCCGCGCTCGGCGTCGCGCAGACCGCCCAGGTGCTGGAACTGGTGCGCCGGCTGGCCGACAACGGCCTCGCAGTGGTGCTCATCTCGCACAACATGAACGACGTCTTCGCCGTCTCCGACCGGATCGCCGCGCTCTACCTCGGCCAGATGGTCGCCCAGGTGAAGACCACCGACATCACCCACTCGCAGGTGGTCGAGCTGATCACCGCCGGTCGATCCGGCAGCCTCGGCCTCACCGGCGAGCCGGGCGGCAACGGCGCCGCGCCCGCCGACAGCACCCCAGGAGCCATCCGATGACCGCCATCGTCGTGAAGAAGGAAGGCCCGGCCGGCGTCGCGCCGACACCGACCCTGAACAGCCACGTGAACAACTACTGGCGCCGGGTACGCGGCGGCGACATCGGCGCGCTCCCCGCGGTGGTGATGCTCGTGGCGCTGGCGGTGGGCTTCTCGATCGCCCGCCCGTCGTTCTTCACCGCCGGCAACCTGGCGAACCTGTTCACCCAGGGCGCGGCGGTCACGCTCATCGCCATGGGCC
This genomic window contains:
- the ybaK gene encoding Cys-tRNA(Pro) deacylase — its product is MAGPGTPAIALLSKRKIAHSTHTYDVSPDAPNYGALVAAALGVAPERVFKSLVTEVDGGLTVAVVPVTGELDLKALAAAVGGKRAAMADRAVAERATGYVRGGISPLGQRKRLPTVVDSSAMAHPTVYVSAGRRGLQVQLTPTDLVTLTGAATASIAAV
- a CDS encoding sugar ABC transporter substrate-binding protein, which codes for MRKGFLTFAAVGLLATGSMAACGDNGGSSDEAGGSNAKKPKIGVILPDSKSSARWEGADRKYLKAAFDAAGVESDIQNAQNDKTAFQTIADQMITSGVNVLMIVNLDSGTGKAVLDKAKSQGVATIDYDRLTLGGSAQYYVSFDNEAVGKLQGEGLSKCLTDKGVKNPSISYLNGSPTDNNATLFKNGYDSVLKPKFDSKEYTKVADDPVPAWDNAQAATIFEQQMTKAGGKIDGVLAANDGLGNAAISVLKKNKLNGKVPVTGQDATKEGLQNILAGDQCMTVYKAVKKEADAAADLAIALAKGERKDTGQTVKDPEGNRDVPAVLLEPKAIYKDNVKDVVADAYITKEELCTGAFAKLCTDAGVS
- the groES gene encoding co-chaperone GroES codes for the protein MPVTTATKVAIKPLEDRIVVQANEAETTTASGIVIPDTAKEKPQEGTVLAVGPGRIDDKGNRVPIDVKVGDTVLYSKYGGTEVKYAGEEYLVLSARDVLAVIEK
- a CDS encoding class I SAM-dependent methyltransferase produces the protein MDLDQLAALRTPEGSAALAAAARVAGGDPLAAAAALRSAGIPGDLAAAALTQAELRRRAVGKFGAAAAGMFLTRPGLEQATRGVVADRRAARLRAAGVTTLADLGCGLGADALASARAGIRVYAVEADPLTAAMAAANAGAAGLAELVTVECGDATAFDVSRVDGAFCDPARRRAGTGRRVFDPRAYSPPWDFVTGLAARVPRTVVKVAPGLDHALIPAGAEAEWVSVDGDLVEAALWCGELAGVPRRATVLREKEGPLLNASGSKRVPSYHLTGTGAAEAPVGPVRRFLYDPDPAVVRAHLVAELATDLDATLADPSIAYLYADEARPTPFARCLEITDVLPFSLKRLRALLRERRVGRVEIRKRGSALEPEKLRRDLRLSGNAAADLVLTRVAGDPTVLVCRPVPAGG
- a CDS encoding ATP-binding cassette domain-containing protein translates to MSATPLLELRGIDKSFGPVQVLRDVALTAHPGEVTALVGDNGAGKSTLVKCISGIHPTDAGEFLFDGRPVSINSPRDAAALGIEVVYQDLALCDNLDIVQNMFLGREKRSGIVLDEPTMEQMAAETLAGLSVRTVKSLRQHVASLSGGQRQTVAIAKAVLWNSRLVILDEPTAALGVAQTAQVLELVRRLADNGLAVVLISHNMNDVFAVSDRIAALYLGQMVAQVKTTDITHSQVVELITAGRSGSLGLTGEPGGNGAAPADSTPGAIR